From Apium graveolens cultivar Ventura chromosome 9, ASM990537v1, whole genome shotgun sequence, the proteins below share one genomic window:
- the LOC141684234 gene encoding F-box protein SKIP22-like, whose translation MKLRLRSIQTNQTLKIEIPNSSSLLNLKQALSLQISSSCDSIHLSLNRKEELGGESSQQTLQSLGVISGDLLFFSVNSSFSSDPTRPEIEKLQDSVDISVVESENVVNMKDESVNLNTHDLNCVNFDGEKSADLETLEKLGDEKEGNLDLGDTQMGESQELMEIDEEVVDFDVGKSLSVPGFLRKVFVEELGDDGGNHHKLVVIAVHAVLLESGFVCYDPVTNLVIKGFNFHEKWPSTAFVMSMRYTLPEIVNRDCARGDGVETVVLKFQSMGKFFKVYGSLSMGSGTHCVCVNEDQLVPFLNLIWANCGSVSGSNENGAVLFTDPAREVFAFWRTMKDKLALPLLIDLCEKAGLELPPCFIRLPTDLKLQILACLPGVDVAKVACTCSELRYLSSSDDLWKQKFVEQYGDAEPSEGGALWKEKFAKALEKRKRRRTAAGTFLMRRDRHPFPGVMPGSFPGQFPGPFPGQFPGAFPGQVPGIIGGDYDMLPPSIFRPLLLPDRGNPRFRNLLPHSNQGEFGRLG comes from the coding sequence ATGAAACTGAGGCTCAGATCAATTCAAACAAATCAAACACTTAAAATTGAAATCCCCAATTCATCTTCTCTGTTAAATCTCAAACAAGCCCTTTCTTTGCAGATCAGTTCATCTTGTGATTCAATTCATTTGTCTCTAAATCGTAAAGAAGAGCTTGGTGGTGAATCTTCTCAACAAACCCTACAATCCCTTGGTGTTATATCAGGTGATCTTCTCTTTTTCTCTGTTAATTCCAGTTTTTCAtccgacccgacccgacccgaaATTGAAAAACTTCAAGATTCTGTTGATATTTCGGTTGTAGAGTCTGAAAATGTTGTGAATATGAAGGATGAGAGTGTTAATTTGAATACCCATGATTTGAATTGTGTGAATTTTGATGGTGAAAAGAGTGCTGATTTAGAAACCCTAGAAAAATTGGGTGATGAGAAAGAGGGGAATTTGGATTTGGGGGATACCCAGATGGGGGAAAGTCAGGAATTGATGGAAATTGATGAGGAGGTGGTTGATTTTGATGTTGGGAAGTCGTTGTCTGTTCCGGGTTTTTTGAGGAAAGTGTTTGTGGAGGAATTAGGGGATGATGGTGGTAATCATCATAAGTTAGTGGTGATAGCGGTTCATGCGGTTTTATTAGAGTCGGGTTTTGTGTGTTATGATCCTGTTACAAATTTGGTGATCAAGGGTTTTAATTTTCATGAGAAGTGGCCGTCTACTGCGTTTGTTATGTCTATGAGGTATACTTTGCCTGAGATTGTGAATCGTGATTGTGCTAGAGGTGATGGAGTGGAGACTGTTGTGTTGAAGTTTCAGAGCATGGGAAAGTTCTTTAAGGTTTATGGGTCACTTTCTATGGGTTCTGGGACGCATTGTGTTTGCGTGAATGAAGATCAGTTAGTGCCGTTCTTGAATCTTATATGGGCGAATTGTGGGTCTGTGAGTGGAAGTAATGAGAATGGTGCAGTTTTATTTACTGACCCTGCGCGTGAAGTTTTTGCATTTTGGAGAACTATGAAGGATAAACTAGCGTTGCCCCTATTGATTGATCTGTGTGAGAAGGCTGGTTTGGAACTTCCTCCATGTTTCATCCGGCTTCCAACTGATCTTAAGCTTCAGATATTGGCATGTCTTCCTGGTGTGGATGTAGCGAAAGTGGCATGTACATGTTCAGAGTTAAGGTACTTGAGCTCGAGCGATGATTTGTGGAAGCAGAAGTTTGTGGAGCAATATGGGGATGCAGAACCATCTGAGGGAGGGGCTCTTTGGAAAGAGAAGTTTGCCAAGGCTTTAGAGAAGCGGAAAAGAAGGAGAACAGCTGCTGGTACATTTTTAATGAGGAGGGATCGTCATCCGTTTCCTGGTGTAATGCCTGGTTCCTTTCCTGGACAATTTCCTGGTCCGTTTCCAGGACAATTCCCTGGTGCATTTCCAGGTCAAGTCCCTGGTATTATCGGTGGCGATTATGACATGTTACCCCCCAGTATCTTTAGGCCCCTTCTTTTACCTGATCGAGGAAATCCTAGGTTTAGGAATCTGTTGCCTCACAGTAATCAGGGAGAATTTGGTAGGCTAGGTTGA
- the LOC141687183 gene encoding uncharacterized protein LOC141687183 produces the protein MGSSVNLSITPVTTQFLSSCSTSPPRLLCLKNISNPSLFNLNPTLSLLSLHASKRATNNYTQGDNFAGDRRDWKQNLDFYGDDDEEEDDEEEEDEEEDRSLDLLIMFVQNVFKKISRKARKAIRSVLPVNISTKLVGFSVNGIIILAFLWILKAFLEVICTLGTVVFVSILLVRCVWTGISYLQDTRRQRTDEFDDVWTNTQPVN, from the exons ATGGGATCCTCAGTGAATCTATCTATAACCCCAGTTACAACTCAGTTTCTATCTTCTTGTTCTACTTCACCACCTCGTTTACTTTGTCTTAAAAACATTTCTAATCCCTCTTTGTTTAATCTTAATCCTACCCTTTCTTTATTATCTCTTCATGCTTCAAAGCGAGCCACTAACAATTATACCCAG GGTGATAATTTTGCGGGTGATCGGCGTGATTGGAAGCAAAATTTGGATTTTTATGgggatgatgatgaggaggaagatGATGAGGAGGAGGAAGATGAGGAAGAAGATAGAAGTTTGGATCTTTTGATTATGTTTGTTCAGAATGTGTTTAAGAAGATTTCTCGAAAAGCCCGGAAAGCTATTCGGTCCGTTTTGCCTGTTAATATTTCGACTAAATTG GTGGGATTTTCCGTTAATGGCATCATAATCCTTGCATTTTTGTGGATTCTGAAAGCCTTTCTTGAG GTTATCTGCACTCTTGGAACTGTAGTATTTGTTAGCATCTTACTAGTTCGTTGTGTATGGACGGGGATATCATATTTGCAAGATACTCGCAGGCAAAGGACAGACGAATTTGATGATGTGTGGACTAATACGCAACCTGTTAACTGA